In Arthrobacter sp. StoSoilB5, one genomic interval encodes:
- a CDS encoding glycine--tRNA ligase, with amino-acid sequence MAAKSVLDQVISLSKRRGFVFQAGEIYGGSRSAWDYGPLGAELKENIKRQWWQSVVRGREDVVGLDSSVILPRQVWEASGHVEVFSDPLVECLSCHKRYRADHLEEEYEEKKGRPAENGLKDIACANCGTRGQWTEPQEFSGLLKTFLGPVASEEGLHYLRPETAQGIFVNFNNVLTTSRKKPPFGIGQIGKSFRNEITPGNFIFRTREFEQMEMEFFVEPGTDEEWHQYWMKERMSWYTSLGIREENLRFFEHPLEKLSHYSKGTTDIEYRFGFQGSEWGELEGIANRTDFDLSTHAKASGTDLSYFNQATNERYTPYVIEPAAGLTRSFMAFLIDAYTEDEAPNAKGGVDVRTVLKLDPRLAPVKAAVLPLSRNEDLSPKAKALGTQLRKNWNIDFDDAGAIGRRYRRQDEIGTPFCITVDFDTLEDQAVTIRERDTMSQERVSLDKVEAYLAARLIGA; translated from the coding sequence ATGGCAGCAAAATCCGTCCTTGACCAGGTCATTTCCCTCTCCAAGCGGAGGGGCTTTGTCTTCCAGGCCGGTGAAATCTATGGTGGCTCCCGTTCGGCGTGGGACTACGGTCCCCTTGGTGCGGAACTGAAGGAAAACATCAAGCGCCAGTGGTGGCAGAGCGTAGTCCGCGGCCGCGAAGACGTGGTTGGCTTGGACTCCTCAGTCATCCTTCCCCGCCAGGTCTGGGAAGCGTCCGGCCACGTCGAGGTGTTCTCCGACCCCCTGGTGGAGTGCCTTTCCTGCCACAAGCGCTACCGTGCCGACCACCTCGAGGAAGAGTATGAGGAAAAGAAGGGCCGCCCGGCCGAGAACGGCCTGAAGGATATTGCCTGCGCCAATTGCGGCACCCGTGGCCAGTGGACCGAGCCCCAGGAATTCTCCGGCCTCCTGAAGACCTTCCTCGGCCCCGTGGCCAGCGAAGAAGGCCTGCACTACCTCCGCCCGGAGACCGCACAGGGCATCTTCGTGAACTTCAACAACGTACTCACCACCTCCCGGAAGAAGCCGCCGTTCGGCATCGGCCAGATCGGCAAGTCCTTCCGCAACGAAATCACGCCGGGCAACTTCATCTTCCGGACCCGCGAGTTCGAACAGATGGAGATGGAATTCTTCGTCGAGCCCGGCACGGACGAGGAATGGCACCAGTACTGGATGAAGGAGCGCATGTCCTGGTACACCAGCCTGGGCATCCGCGAAGAGAACCTGCGCTTCTTCGAGCACCCGCTGGAGAAGCTGAGCCACTACTCCAAGGGCACCACTGACATCGAATACCGCTTCGGTTTCCAGGGCTCCGAGTGGGGCGAGCTCGAGGGCATCGCGAACCGTACGGACTTTGACCTCTCCACGCACGCCAAGGCCTCCGGTACGGACCTGAGCTACTTCAACCAGGCCACCAACGAGCGCTACACGCCGTACGTGATCGAGCCCGCCGCCGGTTTGACCCGCTCCTTCATGGCGTTCCTCATCGACGCGTACACAGAAGACGAGGCACCCAACGCCAAGGGCGGCGTCGATGTCCGCACAGTCCTGAAGCTGGATCCGCGACTTGCCCCGGTCAAGGCAGCTGTCCTGCCGCTGAGCCGCAACGAGGACCTGTCCCCGAAGGCAAAGGCGCTGGGCACCCAGCTGCGCAAGAACTGGAACATCGACTTCGACGACGCCGGAGCCATCGGCCGCCGTTACCGCCGCCAGGACGAGATCGGTACCCCGTTCTGCATCACGGTGGACTTCGATACCCTCGAAGACCAGGCCGTGACCATCCGTGAGCGCGACACGATGAGCCAGGAACGCGTGTCCTTGGACAAGGTTGAGGCTTACCTGGCAGCACGACTGATCGGCGCCTAA
- a CDS encoding SGNH/GDSL hydrolase family protein, which translates to MESVSDVNSLVEPGDPVQTHPWSRYVALGDSFTEGIGDPEPQNPGGFRGWADRVAEELGRGHEDFAYANLAIRGRLLQQIVDEQVGPCLELQPDLVSISAGGNDLIRPGGDPDQLAEKLDAAVQELGSSGATVVLFNGPDTASSVLGRIRGKVAIYNENLRTVAARHDAIIADMWSLRQLADPRMWDEDRLHFSPLGHHTIAMMVLEALNVHHSLEPLVPKPLPARTWREARSSDLVWAREYFVPWVIRRLRHRSSGDGITPKRPTPGPVFGPNGTMLPRG; encoded by the coding sequence ATGGAAAGCGTGAGTGACGTCAATTCATTGGTGGAGCCGGGCGACCCGGTCCAAACACACCCTTGGAGCCGTTACGTGGCCCTGGGGGATTCGTTCACGGAAGGCATCGGCGATCCCGAGCCCCAGAACCCCGGCGGCTTCCGCGGATGGGCTGACCGGGTAGCGGAAGAACTCGGCCGCGGCCACGAGGATTTCGCCTACGCCAACCTTGCCATCCGTGGACGTTTACTGCAGCAGATCGTGGATGAACAAGTTGGTCCTTGCCTGGAACTCCAGCCGGACCTGGTCTCGATTTCTGCTGGCGGCAATGACCTCATCCGCCCCGGCGGCGACCCGGACCAGTTGGCGGAGAAGCTGGACGCAGCCGTACAGGAACTGGGCTCCAGTGGAGCCACGGTAGTGCTGTTCAACGGACCTGACACAGCTTCCTCGGTCTTGGGCCGCATCCGCGGCAAGGTGGCAATCTACAACGAAAACCTCAGGACGGTGGCGGCACGGCACGACGCAATCATTGCGGATATGTGGTCGCTGAGGCAGTTGGCCGATCCCCGGATGTGGGACGAAGACCGCCTGCATTTCTCACCCCTGGGACACCACACCATCGCAATGATGGTCTTGGAAGCCCTGAACGTCCATCACAGCCTGGAACCGCTCGTTCCGAAGCCCCTTCCGGCGCGCACCTGGCGCGAGGCCCGTTCCTCGGACCTGGTGTGGGCCCGTGAGTACTTTGTCCCGTGGGTTATCCGCAGGCTGCGGCACAGATCCTCCGGTGATGGCATTACACCCAAACGCCCGACGCCGGGACCGGTCTTCGGACCCAACGGCACCATGCTGCCGCGCGGCTAA
- a CDS encoding VOC family protein, with protein MRMDHVSYACERDGLLATTERISAALGVDAVRGGVHPRFGTRNMIIPLADNKYLEVVEVLDHPASDKAPFGQAVRARSAAGGGWMGWCVAVDDLAPFEDRLGRSAVPGNRKFPDGRELVWRQIGILGLIADPQVPYLLKWEGDPSLHPSRVYESDVKMSSLTIAGSAERVTEWLGEPVEKPLEDVAVQWMAPHGTPGIMSVTFETASGAVTI; from the coding sequence ATGCGCATGGATCACGTCTCTTACGCTTGTGAACGAGATGGCCTTTTGGCCACTACCGAACGAATTTCCGCAGCTCTGGGAGTGGACGCAGTCCGGGGCGGAGTGCACCCGCGCTTCGGTACCCGGAACATGATCATTCCCTTGGCGGATAACAAATACCTGGAAGTCGTGGAGGTCCTGGACCACCCCGCTTCCGACAAGGCACCCTTTGGCCAGGCGGTCCGCGCGCGCTCAGCAGCTGGCGGCGGTTGGATGGGCTGGTGCGTCGCCGTTGACGACCTAGCCCCCTTCGAAGACCGCCTCGGCCGCTCCGCGGTTCCGGGCAACCGCAAGTTCCCGGATGGCCGCGAACTCGTGTGGCGGCAGATCGGCATTCTCGGCTTGATCGCCGATCCCCAGGTGCCGTACCTGCTCAAGTGGGAGGGCGACCCCTCACTGCACCCGTCCAGGGTCTATGAGAGTGACGTCAAGATGTCCAGCCTCACCATCGCGGGCTCGGCGGAACGCGTTACCGAATGGCTGGGCGAACCCGTTGAGAAGCCGCTCGAGGACGTCGCTGTCCAGTGGATGGCACCGCACGGCACGCCCGGCATCATGTCCGTCACTTTCGAAACCGCCTCCGGCGCCGTCACCATCTGA
- a CDS encoding winged helix DNA-binding domain-containing protein, translated as MQPKDIVRLRLRRQQLRAPFGGSVDDVLRNLLAVQSQEFPYARWTLAQRTNGSTAGQVEEAVADGRILRTHILRPTWHFVHREDLGWLMGLSADRLHQGNKGMYRQTGVDEATTAVSGRILAEAVAGGAHKTREELADVLEQAGLPSKGLGFIYHLMHAEISKILVSGAPVRSAGGALKQTYALFQERVPTPGDTSLTGDDREWALGQLALRYFSSRGPATVKDCAAWSGLTMKDVRLGVQAAGEWAPGALATVAIDGLDFYLPAEDIDVLAASPPPADAGPRLPRVDLIQCYDEYVMGYSESRHYLGGKAPYFPEGDAPIHVVLLDGRLAGWWRHAFSGGICEIDVRMNRPATTAEHHALEAEVERYGKFLGMEAKLV; from the coding sequence ATGCAGCCTAAAGACATTGTCCGCCTGCGCCTGCGCCGTCAGCAGTTGCGGGCTCCTTTCGGCGGGAGCGTCGATGACGTGCTGCGCAACCTCCTCGCCGTGCAATCGCAGGAATTTCCCTATGCCCGATGGACTCTTGCCCAGAGAACGAACGGCAGCACTGCCGGGCAAGTAGAGGAGGCTGTGGCTGACGGCAGGATCCTGCGGACGCACATCCTGCGGCCGACGTGGCATTTTGTGCATCGTGAGGACCTCGGCTGGTTGATGGGTTTGTCTGCCGATCGCCTGCATCAAGGAAACAAGGGCATGTACAGGCAGACGGGAGTTGATGAGGCCACTACCGCCGTCAGTGGGCGGATCCTTGCAGAAGCTGTGGCCGGTGGCGCCCACAAAACCCGCGAAGAACTAGCCGACGTGCTGGAACAGGCGGGGCTTCCCAGCAAAGGCCTTGGCTTCATTTACCACCTGATGCACGCGGAGATCAGCAAAATTTTGGTGAGCGGCGCTCCGGTCCGCTCCGCTGGCGGCGCGCTGAAGCAGACCTACGCCCTCTTCCAGGAACGTGTGCCCACACCTGGCGACACTTCCTTGACGGGCGATGACCGCGAGTGGGCCTTGGGCCAGTTGGCGCTGCGATACTTCAGCAGCCGGGGACCTGCCACAGTCAAGGATTGCGCCGCGTGGTCCGGACTGACCATGAAGGATGTGCGGCTTGGCGTGCAGGCGGCTGGAGAGTGGGCTCCTGGCGCCCTGGCCACCGTGGCAATTGACGGCCTGGACTTCTACCTGCCGGCCGAAGACATCGATGTGCTTGCAGCGTCTCCCCCACCAGCCGACGCCGGGCCAAGACTTCCCCGGGTCGATCTCATCCAGTGCTACGACGAGTACGTGATGGGCTATTCGGAGTCGCGGCACTACCTCGGCGGAAAGGCGCCCTACTTCCCGGAGGGCGATGCTCCCATTCACGTGGTGTTGCTGGATGGCAGGTTGGCCGGATGGTGGCGGCACGCCTTCAGCGGTGGGATCTGCGAAATCGACGTCAGAATGAACCGGCCGGCCACAACAGCCGAACACCATGCTTTGGAGGCAGAAGTGGAGCGCTACGGAAAGTTCCTGGGCATGGAGGCAAAGTTGGTGTGA
- a CDS encoding GNAT family N-acetyltransferase — MALEYREWKEGDDLALLEIWGGPETLPAEQFRAALAPSSNQPWRRCIVAEDVVDGVRIPVAAGVVHEASLHPERLWAYIEVAKDHRRNGVGATLLTMLRREAGNSPSGVSKLRSKVEPGTPGAAFAEAAGLGPIQRSQLVVVDPEPLKLPRFGDGSEEAASERVEDLATGSVELSEVVGSYYSAVHHWDSPGELSIATVQRLFLHDLAGAHGAIVLRAPKASAFGAGVPASRKGKIQAFAISYAQGNSEEPSDVFLGHDPNLSDDDAEAAVRDLLALIAYQHPVLLEVDESMTALRSVLAPLLDSGKAHVRGADTLIVSD; from the coding sequence GTGGCTTTGGAATACCGCGAGTGGAAGGAAGGCGACGACCTCGCCCTCCTGGAAATCTGGGGCGGCCCGGAAACGCTCCCAGCCGAGCAGTTCCGTGCCGCGCTGGCGCCTTCCAGCAACCAGCCGTGGCGCCGTTGCATTGTGGCCGAGGACGTCGTTGACGGCGTTCGCATCCCAGTTGCTGCCGGAGTGGTCCACGAGGCTTCGCTGCACCCGGAACGCCTCTGGGCCTACATCGAGGTTGCCAAAGACCATCGCCGCAACGGCGTAGGCGCCACCCTGCTGACGATGCTGCGCCGCGAAGCCGGGAACTCGCCGTCGGGCGTTTCCAAGCTCCGCAGCAAAGTGGAGCCGGGCACGCCGGGTGCCGCCTTCGCCGAAGCCGCAGGGTTGGGACCCATTCAGCGTTCCCAGCTGGTTGTGGTGGATCCGGAGCCGCTGAAGCTTCCGCGGTTCGGCGACGGTTCTGAAGAAGCAGCCTCCGAACGCGTGGAGGACCTCGCCACCGGATCCGTGGAACTGAGCGAAGTGGTGGGCAGCTACTACTCAGCCGTCCATCATTGGGACAGCCCAGGTGAGCTCAGCATTGCCACAGTGCAGCGGCTCTTCCTGCACGATCTCGCCGGGGCCCACGGAGCCATTGTGCTGCGTGCGCCGAAAGCAAGCGCCTTTGGTGCCGGAGTGCCCGCCAGCCGAAAAGGCAAGATCCAGGCCTTCGCCATCAGCTACGCCCAAGGCAACTCCGAAGAGCCTTCGGACGTCTTCCTCGGTCACGATCCGAACCTGTCCGACGACGACGCAGAGGCTGCCGTGAGGGACCTCCTGGCGCTCATTGCCTACCAGCACCCCGTGCTGTTGGAAGTGGACGAATCGATGACGGCCCTGCGCAGCGTACTGGCACCCTTGCTGGATTCGGGCAAAGCCCATGTACGTGGCGCTGACACCCTGATCGTGAGCGACTGA
- a CDS encoding phospholipase codes for MTEAVAFPAPVVLWSHDEAEREGKPLLLLLHGYGSNEDDLFSLAGLLPEGFVVASLRAPMPMGPGFTWFPLTASIDYSLDAVKLAAEYALEWLDTVKAKHSSVTLLGFSMGMAMATTMLRYRPADFAAVVGLSGFVVDAGDDPAFRDAELDGTLPMFWGRDQQDPVITPDKIEYTMGWVRKHVDLTKVLYTGMWHGINQQEIGHVGEFLTHKVLSD; via the coding sequence ATGACTGAAGCCGTTGCATTCCCCGCGCCCGTTGTCCTGTGGTCCCATGACGAAGCCGAGCGGGAGGGCAAGCCGCTTCTGTTGCTGCTGCACGGCTACGGCTCCAACGAGGACGATCTCTTCAGCCTCGCCGGCCTGCTGCCCGAGGGCTTTGTGGTGGCCTCACTTAGGGCACCGATGCCCATGGGGCCAGGCTTCACGTGGTTCCCGCTCACGGCGTCAATCGACTACTCGCTGGACGCCGTCAAACTGGCCGCTGAATACGCCTTGGAATGGCTGGACACCGTCAAGGCCAAGCATTCTTCAGTGACGCTGCTTGGCTTCTCCATGGGCATGGCCATGGCGACCACCATGCTCCGGTACCGTCCCGCGGACTTTGCTGCCGTCGTCGGGCTTTCGGGTTTTGTGGTGGACGCCGGCGATGACCCTGCCTTCCGCGATGCCGAACTTGACGGCACGTTACCGATGTTCTGGGGCCGTGACCAGCAGGACCCCGTCATTACTCCGGACAAGATCGAATACACCATGGGCTGGGTGCGCAAGCACGTGGACCTCACCAAGGTGCTCTACACGGGCATGTGGCACGGTATCAACCAGCAGGAGATCGGCCACGTAGGTGAGTTCCTGACCCACAAGGTGCTCAGCGACTAA
- a CDS encoding FAD-binding oxidoreductase, protein MNGTALDGLRDQLRGQLITPEDPDYDSARAVFNAMVDKRPAGIVRVAQVADVIAGVNFARENSMPLAIRGGGHSAPGFGTWDDALVLDFVNRTGVRVDPETATARAESGTTWADFNHATHAFGLATTGGIVGSTGVAGLTLGGGIGYLARKYGLSCDNLISADVVTADGKFLVASEDQNEDLFWALRGGGGNFGVVTSFEFKLHPVDMVHAGVILYSAEHTDTVARFYRDYIANAPEEFGAFLGFHQGPPVPFLPEEWHGKPVCVVVGMWTGDMGEGEARWQPFLDAAPVAGSLVAPMPYPALNVAFDALNQKGMQGYWKANFLPELSDGAIQAHAKHGATVTSVNTAVHIYPIDGAVSRVDVRDTAFAHRNMKFAPVIATQWMEPADNEANIAWTREYAAALAPHSALGGYINFMDTEDQNRVTENYGPNWDRLVEVKRKYDPGNLFHVNQNIKPA, encoded by the coding sequence ATGAATGGAACGGCCCTGGATGGGCTGCGGGATCAGCTGCGTGGGCAGCTCATCACTCCCGAAGACCCTGACTATGATTCGGCACGGGCAGTCTTCAACGCCATGGTGGACAAACGTCCGGCGGGCATCGTGCGGGTGGCCCAAGTGGCCGATGTGATCGCGGGGGTTAACTTCGCCCGGGAGAACTCCATGCCCCTGGCCATCAGGGGCGGCGGACACAGTGCCCCTGGATTTGGAACGTGGGACGATGCCTTGGTCCTGGACTTCGTCAACCGTACAGGGGTCCGGGTTGATCCGGAGACCGCAACTGCGCGGGCCGAAAGCGGAACCACGTGGGCTGACTTCAACCATGCAACGCACGCCTTCGGGCTGGCGACCACGGGTGGGATCGTCGGGTCCACGGGAGTTGCCGGACTGACCCTGGGCGGGGGAATAGGCTACCTGGCCCGAAAGTACGGTCTCTCCTGCGACAACCTCATTTCAGCCGATGTCGTCACCGCGGATGGAAAGTTCCTTGTAGCCAGCGAGGACCAGAACGAGGACCTGTTCTGGGCGCTCCGGGGTGGCGGGGGCAACTTCGGCGTGGTGACCTCGTTCGAATTCAAACTCCATCCCGTTGACATGGTTCATGCGGGAGTCATCTTGTACAGCGCAGAGCATACGGACACCGTTGCCCGGTTCTACCGCGATTACATCGCGAACGCGCCGGAAGAGTTCGGCGCTTTCCTGGGCTTCCACCAAGGGCCGCCAGTTCCGTTCCTTCCCGAAGAGTGGCATGGCAAGCCTGTCTGTGTGGTTGTGGGGATGTGGACGGGGGACATGGGAGAAGGCGAAGCACGGTGGCAGCCCTTCTTGGACGCCGCGCCCGTGGCGGGCTCGCTTGTAGCACCCATGCCGTACCCAGCCCTGAACGTTGCCTTCGACGCACTCAACCAGAAAGGCATGCAGGGATATTGGAAAGCGAACTTCCTCCCCGAACTCAGTGACGGCGCCATCCAAGCGCACGCCAAACACGGCGCGACGGTCACCAGCGTCAATACGGCTGTGCACATTTACCCGATCGACGGGGCCGTCTCACGCGTTGATGTCCGCGACACAGCGTTTGCGCACAGGAACATGAAGTTCGCGCCGGTCATCGCCACCCAGTGGATGGAACCCGCGGACAACGAAGCCAACATCGCCTGGACGCGGGAGTATGCGGCGGCTCTTGCACCGCACTCGGCGCTTGGTGGATACATCAACTTCATGGACACCGAAGACCAGAACCGGGTCACTGAGAACTACGGCCCCAACTGGGATCGTTTGGTGGAGGTCAAGCGCAAGTACGATCCCGGCAACCTATTCCACGTGAACCAGAACATCAAGCCGGCCTGA
- a CDS encoding bifunctional o-acetylhomoserine/o-acetylserine sulfhydrylase has protein sequence MSQGWSFETRQIHAGQEPDSATGARSLPIYQTTSFVFPSAESAANRFALAELAPIYTRIGNPTQDAVEQRIASLEGGLGALLLSSGQAAETFAILNIAEAGDHIVASPSLYGGTYNLLAHTLKKFGISVTFVEDPDNLDQWREAVQPNTKLFFGEVVSNPRQDVLDIEGISRTAHEAGVPLIVDNTLSTPYLIRPIEWGADIVVHSATKYLGGHGAAIAGVIVDSGNFDFGKDPERFPGFNTPDPSYNGLVYARDLGKDGALRANLSYILKARVQLLRDLGSAVSPFNAFLIAQGLETLSLRVERHVSNATRVAEWLESRDDVESVAFAGLPSSPWYDRGRKYGPRGTGAVVAFTIKGGVEAGKRFVDGLELHSHVANIGDVRSLVIHPASTTHSQLTVEQQVAAGVNPGLVRLSVGIEHVDDIIADLEAGFRAAKGA, from the coding sequence ATGTCCCAAGGATGGTCTTTCGAAACCCGCCAGATCCACGCAGGGCAGGAACCCGACTCTGCCACGGGAGCGCGGTCGCTTCCGATCTACCAGACCACTTCCTTCGTGTTCCCCAGCGCAGAGAGCGCGGCAAACCGGTTTGCGCTGGCTGAGCTTGCCCCCATCTACACCCGCATCGGCAACCCGACGCAGGATGCCGTGGAGCAGCGCATCGCCAGCCTGGAAGGCGGACTGGGCGCATTGCTCCTCAGCTCAGGACAGGCCGCGGAAACGTTCGCCATTCTCAACATTGCCGAGGCCGGCGATCACATCGTCGCCAGCCCCAGCCTGTACGGCGGAACCTACAACCTGTTGGCCCACACGCTAAAGAAGTTCGGCATCTCCGTCACGTTCGTGGAGGACCCGGACAATCTGGACCAGTGGCGGGAAGCTGTGCAGCCCAACACCAAGCTGTTCTTCGGTGAGGTAGTTTCCAACCCGCGCCAGGACGTGCTGGACATCGAGGGCATTTCACGCACCGCGCATGAGGCCGGTGTGCCGCTGATCGTGGACAACACGCTCTCAACCCCATACCTCATTCGTCCCATCGAATGGGGTGCGGACATCGTGGTGCACTCGGCCACCAAGTATCTTGGCGGCCACGGTGCGGCGATCGCCGGCGTGATCGTGGACTCCGGAAACTTCGACTTCGGAAAGGACCCGGAGCGCTTCCCCGGATTCAATACCCCGGACCCCAGCTACAACGGACTCGTTTACGCCCGGGACCTGGGCAAGGACGGCGCGCTCAGAGCCAACCTCTCCTACATACTCAAGGCCCGTGTGCAGTTGCTGCGCGATCTGGGTTCGGCGGTTTCCCCCTTCAACGCCTTCCTCATTGCCCAGGGCCTGGAAACCCTGAGCCTGCGCGTTGAGCGCCATGTCTCCAACGCCACCAGGGTTGCCGAATGGCTTGAGTCGAGGGACGACGTCGAATCGGTCGCCTTCGCGGGGCTGCCCTCCAGCCCCTGGTACGACCGCGGCCGGAAGTATGGCCCCAGGGGCACCGGTGCCGTGGTGGCGTTCACTATCAAGGGCGGTGTCGAGGCCGGCAAGCGCTTCGTCGACGGCCTGGAGCTGCACTCCCATGTTGCCAACATTGGTGACGTCCGCTCGCTGGTCATCCATCCGGCGTCGACCACCCATAGCCAGCTCACAGTGGAACAGCAGGTGGCCGCCGGTGTTAATCCAGGCTTGGTCCGGTTGTCCGTGGGAATTGAGCATGTAGACGACATCATCGCTGACCTGGAGGCCGGGTTCCGGGCTGCCAAAGGCGCTTAA
- a CDS encoding homoserine O-acetyltransferase yields the protein MTITATALPKSGEEDGTVKYAGVGPLELEAGGFLPDVVLAYETWGQLNADASNAVLVQHALTGSTHVARGATDEEGWWEQLVGPGATIDTNRFFVISINIVGGCYGSTGPSSEAPDGRPWGSRFPLVTLRDSTAAEARLADALGIKAWHAVLGGSMGGARALEWAVTYPERVQRCAVISVGAYSTAEQIAFAQSQTLAIRQDPNFNNGDYYGGPAPEAGLALARRIAHITYRSALELDFRFGREAQHQETPLAAAVLGERGRYQVESYLDHQGTKLVRRFDANSYIAITEALMSHDISRGRGTLKDALASTTAEFFVAAVDSDRLYFPAQSLELAQNLPGNVPVHVIEAPIGHDGFLTEIGQLSEQLREAFFA from the coding sequence ATGACCATTACTGCTACAGCACTCCCCAAATCGGGCGAAGAAGATGGGACGGTCAAGTACGCCGGCGTAGGTCCGCTGGAACTTGAAGCCGGCGGTTTCCTCCCCGATGTTGTGTTGGCCTACGAAACCTGGGGGCAGCTGAACGCTGATGCGTCCAACGCTGTCCTCGTTCAGCACGCACTGACGGGAAGCACGCATGTGGCCCGCGGCGCAACGGATGAGGAAGGCTGGTGGGAGCAGCTTGTCGGTCCCGGTGCGACGATCGACACCAACCGGTTCTTCGTTATCTCCATCAACATTGTGGGCGGCTGTTACGGCAGCACTGGCCCGTCGTCCGAGGCGCCGGACGGGCGGCCTTGGGGATCCCGCTTCCCCCTGGTCACTTTGCGCGACAGTACGGCAGCCGAAGCGCGCCTGGCCGATGCATTGGGCATCAAAGCATGGCACGCCGTCCTGGGCGGTTCCATGGGCGGCGCCCGCGCACTTGAATGGGCTGTGACCTATCCTGAGCGCGTTCAGCGGTGCGCAGTTATTTCTGTCGGCGCCTACAGCACAGCCGAGCAAATCGCTTTCGCCCAGTCGCAGACCCTGGCTATCCGCCAGGACCCCAACTTCAACAATGGCGACTACTACGGTGGACCGGCTCCCGAGGCGGGCCTCGCCCTGGCCCGCCGGATAGCCCACATCACCTACCGTTCCGCGCTGGAGCTTGATTTCCGCTTCGGGCGGGAAGCGCAACACCAGGAGACGCCGCTGGCCGCTGCGGTGCTGGGGGAACGCGGCCGCTACCAGGTGGAAAGCTACCTCGACCACCAAGGCACCAAGCTCGTGCGCCGGTTCGACGCCAACAGCTACATCGCCATCACTGAGGCACTCATGTCCCATGACATCAGCCGGGGCCGTGGCACCTTGAAGGACGCCTTGGCAAGCACCACTGCCGAGTTCTTCGTGGCAGCCGTCGACTCGGACCGCCTCTACTTCCCGGCCCAGTCATTGGAGCTGGCGCAAAATCTGCCAGGCAATGTTCCCGTCCACGTCATCGAGGCTCCCATCGGCCACGATGGCTTCCTGACCGAAATCGGCCAACTGTCAGAGCAACTGCGCGAGGCCTTCTTCGCCTAA
- a CDS encoding RNA-binding S4 domain-containing protein, giving the protein MSNPEIEEIPIRDDMIRLGQLLKLANLVEDGVEATELIKNGLVKVNDEIEDRRGRQLHEGDTVSVNGQTVRITKES; this is encoded by the coding sequence ATGAGCAACCCGGAAATCGAAGAGATCCCCATCCGCGACGACATGATCCGCCTCGGCCAGCTGCTGAAGCTCGCCAACCTCGTGGAGGACGGCGTTGAAGCAACGGAGCTCATCAAGAACGGCCTGGTCAAGGTCAACGACGAAATCGAAGACCGCCGCGGCCGCCAACTCCATGAAGGCGACACCGTTAGCGTGAACGGCCAGACGGTCCGGATCACCAAGGAATCCTGA
- a CDS encoding DMT family transporter: MGTVPQPSPRTTLPLAVGLPVAVATGLVIPLQGRINGALGATLEDGIAASVVSFTTGLVLIAAISVLTPKGRAGLRRIVPAVRNRSFPRFYVMAGGIGALFVFAQSFTIGLLGVALFTVAVVTGQTLSGLLVDRLGIGPGGRRSITGVRVLGSILTVAAVAWAVSPRFGGSTDVASLVLPILLPLAAGFFMSFQQAMNGTATVHYGTPVAATLVNFIAGSVILWIAWLIKLSVAGVGNPLPGEWWYYLGGPMGCIFIGLAALLVRSLGVLITGLGMIAGQLVGSLVLDVVIPSPGAVVALPTVLGTVLTLAAIVVATLPWPKGAFVRKVPGKGR, translated from the coding sequence GTGGGGACAGTGCCACAGCCTTCTCCCCGTACCACGCTTCCGCTCGCCGTTGGCCTCCCGGTTGCTGTCGCAACCGGTTTGGTGATTCCGCTCCAAGGAAGGATCAACGGGGCGCTTGGGGCCACATTGGAGGACGGCATCGCCGCCTCTGTGGTGAGTTTCACCACAGGGCTTGTGCTTATCGCCGCAATTTCAGTGCTGACACCCAAAGGCAGGGCCGGCCTCCGGCGCATCGTCCCGGCGGTCCGCAACCGCAGCTTTCCGAGGTTCTACGTGATGGCAGGTGGCATCGGCGCGCTGTTCGTCTTTGCCCAGTCCTTCACTATTGGCCTGCTGGGCGTTGCCTTGTTCACCGTGGCCGTCGTCACGGGGCAGACGCTGAGTGGATTGCTGGTTGATCGCCTGGGTATCGGCCCCGGCGGCAGGCGGTCCATCACCGGGGTCCGGGTTCTGGGCAGCATCCTGACTGTCGCCGCTGTGGCATGGGCTGTTTCCCCACGGTTCGGCGGCAGCACAGACGTCGCTTCGCTTGTATTGCCGATCCTCCTGCCGCTGGCTGCCGGGTTCTTCATGAGCTTCCAGCAAGCCATGAATGGGACCGCCACCGTGCACTATGGAACGCCCGTGGCAGCCACGCTGGTGAACTTCATTGCCGGTTCCGTCATCCTCTGGATCGCTTGGCTCATCAAGCTTTCGGTAGCGGGCGTGGGCAACCCCCTTCCCGGTGAATGGTGGTACTACCTGGGCGGGCCCATGGGCTGCATATTCATTGGGCTCGCGGCGTTGCTGGTCCGCAGCCTTGGCGTGCTCATCACTGGTTTGGGCATGATCGCAGGGCAGCTGGTGGGCTCGTTGGTGCTCGACGTCGTGATCCCCAGTCCCGGTGCGGTGGTCGCCTTGCCCACGGTGCTGGGTACGGTCCTGACCTTGGCAGCCATCGTTGTGGCCACGCTGCCCTGGCCCAAGGGAGCATTCGTACGAAAGGTCCCGGGCAAAGGCCGGTAG